The Streptomyces sp. NBC_01353 genome contains a region encoding:
- a CDS encoding GntR family transcriptional regulator — protein sequence MLSAGLPQGAVPRLERPGPLRDRVYEALLELITTRALRPGQHLVESELAGHLGVSRQPVREALQRLNTEGWVDLRPAQGAFVHDPTDEEADQLLSVRTLLEAEAARLAAANSGSAGIAALEELCARGEQAVADDDVDLAVATNAAFHAKVMELAGNLVLSELAGQVDRRVRWYYTPVARQRGKQSWKEHRELIDAIAARDEARATTIMRAHTEHTRATYREHSQG from the coding sequence ATGTTGTCCGCAGGACTGCCGCAAGGAGCCGTGCCCAGGCTGGAGCGGCCCGGGCCGCTGCGCGACCGGGTCTACGAAGCGCTGCTCGAACTGATCACCACCCGCGCCCTGCGTCCCGGTCAGCACCTGGTCGAGAGCGAACTCGCCGGACACCTCGGTGTCTCCCGGCAGCCGGTGCGCGAGGCGCTCCAGCGGCTGAACACCGAGGGCTGGGTGGACCTGCGGCCGGCGCAGGGGGCCTTCGTCCACGACCCGACCGACGAGGAGGCCGACCAGCTCCTCTCCGTCCGTACGCTCCTGGAGGCCGAGGCGGCCCGGCTCGCCGCCGCGAACTCCGGCTCGGCCGGGATCGCCGCGCTGGAGGAGCTGTGCGCGCGGGGCGAGCAGGCGGTCGCGGACGACGACGTCGATCTCGCCGTCGCGACCAACGCGGCCTTCCACGCCAAGGTGATGGAACTGGCCGGAAACCTCGTCCTCTCCGAGCTGGCGGGCCAGGTCGACCGCCGGGTCCGCTGGTACTACACGCCGGTCGCCCGGCAGCGCGGCAAGCAGTCCTGGAAGGAACACCGGGAACTGATCGACGCGATCGCGGCCCGCGACGAGGCCCGCGCGACCACGATCATGCGCGCCCACACGGAACACACCCGCGCCACCTACCGCGAACACAGCCAGGGCTGA
- a CDS encoding beta-ketoacyl-ACP synthase III, which translates to MTGTRIAALGHYQPAKVLTNGDLAALVDTSDEWISSRVGIRTRHMAGPDEPVDELAAHAAGKALAAAGLGPADIDLVLVATSTAIDRSPNTAARVAARLGMGSPATMDLNVVCAGFTHALATADHAIRAGAARRALVIGADKMTEVADWTDRTTCVLVGDGAGAAVVEAVGEGDEPCIGPVLWGSVPEMGNAVRIEGSPPRFAQEGQSVYRWATQRLPALARQVCERSGIAPEDLAGVVLHQANLRIIEPLAAKIGAVNAVVARDVVDSGNTSAASIPLALAKLVERGELPAGAPTLLFGFGGNLSYAGQIVRVP; encoded by the coding sequence ATGACGGGCACTCGTATCGCCGCGCTCGGGCACTACCAGCCCGCCAAGGTACTCACCAACGGCGACCTGGCCGCACTCGTCGACACCAGCGACGAATGGATCAGCAGTCGGGTCGGGATCAGGACGCGTCACATGGCCGGCCCGGACGAACCGGTCGACGAACTCGCCGCGCACGCCGCGGGCAAGGCCCTCGCCGCCGCCGGGCTCGGCCCCGCCGACATCGACCTGGTCCTCGTCGCGACCTCCACGGCGATCGACCGCTCGCCCAACACCGCGGCCCGCGTCGCCGCCCGGCTCGGGATGGGTTCGCCCGCCACCATGGACCTCAATGTGGTCTGCGCCGGCTTCACCCACGCGCTCGCCACCGCCGACCACGCGATCCGTGCGGGCGCCGCCCGGCGTGCGCTGGTCATCGGCGCGGACAAGATGACCGAGGTGGCGGACTGGACCGACCGCACGACCTGCGTCCTCGTCGGCGACGGCGCGGGCGCGGCGGTCGTCGAGGCGGTCGGGGAGGGCGACGAGCCCTGCATCGGTCCCGTGCTGTGGGGCTCGGTCCCGGAGATGGGCAACGCCGTACGGATCGAGGGCAGCCCGCCGCGCTTCGCGCAGGAGGGCCAGTCCGTCTACCGCTGGGCCACCCAGAGGCTGCCCGCCCTCGCCCGCCAGGTCTGCGAGCGATCGGGTATCGCGCCGGAGGACCTCGCCGGCGTCGTGCTGCACCAGGCCAATCTGCGGATCATCGAGCCGCTCGCCGCGAAGATCGGCGCGGTCAACGCGGTCGTCGCCCGCGATGTCGTAGATTCCGGAAACACCTCGGCCGCCTCGATCCCGCTGGCGCTGGCGAAGCTGGTCGAGCGGGGCGAACTCCCCGCCGGGGCGCCGACCCTGCTCTTCGGCTTCGGCGGCAACCTCTCGTACGCGGGGCAAATCGTGAGGGTGCCGTAG
- a CDS encoding 2-dehydropantoate 2-reductase: MKVAVLGAGAIGAYVGAALDRAGADVHLIARGPHLAAMRQHGVRVESPRGDFTARVHATDDPTEVGPVDFVFLGLKANAYAACGPLITPLLHDTTAVVAAQNGIPWWYFHRHGGPHDGHRLESVDPAGAVSAVLAPERAIGCVVYAATELSGPGVVRHLEGTRFSIGEPDRSASKRCEVFAGAMRAGGLKCPVESELRHDIWIKLLGNISFNPISALARATMREMCLHGGTRQVIELMMHETLAVAAALGCRPDISVERRLAGAERVGDHRTSTLQDLERGKPLELDVLLAAVVELAAVTDVPVPTLRTVHALSDLLATQSRSTA, translated from the coding sequence GTGAAGGTCGCAGTCCTCGGCGCCGGTGCGATCGGCGCCTACGTCGGAGCCGCGCTCGACCGCGCCGGCGCCGATGTCCATCTGATCGCCCGTGGACCGCATCTCGCGGCCATGAGGCAGCACGGCGTACGGGTCGAGAGCCCGCGCGGCGATTTCACCGCCCGGGTGCACGCCACCGACGACCCGACCGAGGTCGGCCCCGTCGACTTCGTCTTCCTGGGTCTGAAGGCGAACGCGTACGCGGCGTGCGGGCCGCTCATCACGCCGCTCCTGCACGACACGACGGCGGTCGTGGCCGCCCAGAACGGCATCCCCTGGTGGTACTTCCACCGGCACGGCGGCCCGCACGACGGCCATCGCCTCGAGAGCGTCGACCCGGCCGGCGCCGTCTCCGCCGTCCTCGCCCCCGAGCGGGCCATCGGCTGCGTCGTCTACGCCGCGACCGAGCTCAGCGGCCCCGGGGTCGTCCGCCACTTGGAGGGCACCCGGTTCTCCATCGGCGAGCCCGACCGTTCGGCGTCCAAGCGCTGCGAGGTGTTCGCCGGGGCGATGCGCGCCGGGGGCCTGAAGTGCCCGGTCGAGTCGGAGTTGCGCCACGACATCTGGATCAAGCTGCTCGGCAACATCTCCTTCAACCCCATCAGCGCACTCGCCCGGGCGACGATGCGCGAGATGTGTCTGCACGGCGGTACGCGGCAGGTGATCGAGCTGATGATGCACGAGACCCTGGCCGTCGCCGCGGCCCTCGGCTGCCGCCCCGACATCTCCGTCGAGCGGCGTCTCGCCGGGGCGGAACGGGTCGGCGACCACCGCACCTCCACCCTCCAGGACCTGGAGCGGGGCAAGCCGCTGGAGCTGGACGTGCTCCTCGCGGCCGTGGTGGAGCTCGCGGCCGTCACCGACGTGCCGGTGCCGACGCTCCGAACCGTCCACGCCCTGTCGGATCTGCTCGCGACCCAGTCCAGGAGCACGGCATGA
- a CDS encoding molybdopterin-dependent oxidoreductase gives MTNTRKRDRGPKSYTRLTHPLVRDEKGGPLRPASWDEALERAAAGFRAARGAFGMFSCARATNEMNYVAQKFARVVMGTNDVDSCNRTCHAPSVAGLSAVFGSGGGTSSYEEIEHTDVIVMWGSNARFAHPIFFQHVLKGIRNGARMYAVDPRRTSTAEWAEGWLGLDVGTDIPLAHAIGREIIHEGLYNRAFVERATSGFEEYRALVEPWTLTAASKVTGVPAAAIRELAHAFARAERAQLCWTLGITEHHNGTDNVRALINLALLTGHVGRYGSGVQPLRGQNNVQGGGDMGAIPNRLPGFQDILDAEVREKFESFWGVDIQPRYGRTLTEMFEAMESGELRAVYCIGENPAQSEADSGQAMERLAMLDCLVVQDIFLTRTAEFADVVLPATAAWCETEGTTTNSERRVQRVRRAVLPPGEAREDIDIICELARRLGHEEWKYADSETVWNELRALSPDHWGMTYDRLEEHQGIQWPCPDLERLEPSFLHGRLWERDPHLLGRRAPFGIVRHDPPVDLTDEEYPIRLTTGRRLDSYNTGVQSGSFASPLRRGEFVELCPEDAERYGVAVGQRVRVTSRRGSVVAPVWVDPALRPGLAFMTMHFPDEVDTNQLTIEANCPIAGTAEFKASAIRIERVAGVADDGSALR, from the coding sequence ATGACAAACACGAGGAAGCGGGACCGCGGCCCCAAGTCGTACACCCGGCTCACCCACCCGCTCGTACGGGACGAGAAGGGCGGGCCACTGCGGCCGGCGAGCTGGGACGAGGCGCTGGAACGGGCGGCGGCCGGGTTCCGCGCGGCCCGGGGTGCGTTCGGGATGTTCTCCTGCGCCCGCGCGACCAACGAGATGAACTACGTGGCGCAGAAGTTCGCGCGCGTGGTGATGGGCACCAACGACGTCGACTCCTGCAACCGGACCTGTCACGCGCCGAGCGTCGCCGGCCTGTCGGCGGTCTTCGGTTCGGGCGGCGGCACCTCCTCGTACGAGGAGATCGAGCACACCGATGTGATCGTGATGTGGGGCTCCAACGCCCGCTTCGCGCACCCCATCTTCTTCCAGCACGTCCTGAAGGGGATACGGAACGGGGCGCGGATGTACGCGGTCGATCCGCGCCGCACCTCGACCGCCGAGTGGGCCGAGGGCTGGCTCGGTCTCGACGTCGGCACCGACATCCCGCTGGCGCACGCCATCGGCCGCGAGATCATCCACGAGGGCCTGTACAACCGGGCGTTCGTGGAGCGGGCGACGAGCGGCTTCGAGGAGTACCGGGCCCTGGTCGAGCCGTGGACACTGACGGCCGCGTCGAAGGTGACGGGCGTACCGGCCGCCGCGATACGGGAGTTGGCGCACGCCTTCGCCCGGGCGGAACGGGCGCAGCTGTGCTGGACGCTCGGTATCACCGAACACCACAACGGCACCGACAACGTCCGCGCGCTGATCAACCTGGCGTTGCTGACGGGGCACGTGGGGCGTTACGGCTCCGGGGTGCAGCCGCTGCGCGGGCAGAACAACGTGCAGGGCGGCGGGGACATGGGCGCGATCCCGAACCGGCTGCCCGGCTTCCAGGACATCCTCGACGCGGAGGTGCGGGAGAAGTTCGAGTCCTTCTGGGGTGTGGACATCCAGCCGCGGTACGGGCGGACGCTGACCGAGATGTTCGAGGCGATGGAGAGCGGCGAGCTGCGGGCCGTGTACTGCATCGGCGAGAACCCGGCGCAGTCGGAGGCGGACAGCGGGCAGGCGATGGAGCGGCTCGCGATGCTGGACTGCCTGGTGGTGCAGGACATCTTCCTCACCAGGACGGCCGAGTTCGCGGACGTGGTGCTGCCGGCGACGGCGGCGTGGTGCGAGACGGAGGGCACCACCACCAACAGCGAGCGACGGGTGCAGCGGGTCCGCCGGGCGGTGCTGCCGCCGGGTGAGGCCCGCGAGGACATCGACATCATCTGCGAGCTCGCGCGCCGGCTCGGCCACGAGGAGTGGAAGTACGCGGACTCGGAGACCGTCTGGAACGAGCTGCGGGCGCTGTCGCCGGACCACTGGGGCATGACGTACGACCGCCTGGAGGAGCATCAGGGCATCCAGTGGCCGTGCCCTGACCTGGAGCGTCTCGAACCGTCCTTCCTGCACGGCCGTTTGTGGGAGAGGGATCCGCACCTGCTGGGCAGGCGGGCGCCGTTCGGGATAGTCCGGCACGATCCGCCGGTCGACCTCACGGACGAGGAGTATCCGATCCGGCTCACGACGGGGCGACGGCTCGACTCGTACAACACCGGTGTGCAGAGCGGGAGTTTCGCCTCTCCGTTGCGGCGCGGCGAGTTCGTGGAGCTGTGCCCGGAGGACGCGGAGCGGTACGGGGTCGCGGTGGGCCAGCGGGTCCGGGTGACGTCGCGGCGGGGGTCGGTGGTGGCGCCGGTGTGGGTGGATCCCGCGCTGCGGCCGGGGCTGGCCTTCATGACGATGCACTTTCCGGACGAGGTCGACACCAACCAGCTGACGATCGAGGCGAACTGTCCGATCGCGGGAACGGCGGAGTTCAAGGCGTCGGCGATACGCATCGAGAGGGTGGCGGGGGTGGCGGACGATGGATCTGCGCTTCGGTGA
- a CDS encoding NADH-ubiquinone oxidoreductase-F iron-sulfur binding region domain-containing protein — translation MDLRFGDSKPTDDERRAVDAVLGPPESAWEGADDRSAEDLRWARGGREARERRDLLLPGLHALNDRVGWISEGGLDYLCRRLTVPPAEAYGVATFYAMFAVRPRPAQVLHVCTDLTCAARGSAAVTAGLEAEGVAFEPSPCLGLCERAPAALLVRAGVERDEGQAHDPAPPGPGSSLLGALGGQAPTAARPLNSAVPGGTTRGGGPTRLARVIAPATVGALAGVARNPEAAEAEAPAVMAVPQAGHAARPVRPGGRVVPTLPQTPSGGTPTALRDDCPQPHALQLLRRVGVVDPGSVDDYRAHGGYAALRRAFALGPAGVIREVTESGLVGRGGAAFPTGRKWQATASQPDAPHYVVCNADESEPGTFKDRVVMEGDPYALVEAMTVAGYAVGAHRGYLYIRGEYPRAYERLTHAIDEARARGLLGDDILGSGFAFDIEMRRGAGAYICGEETALFNSIEGYRGEPRSKPPFPVEKGLFGKPTAANNVETLVNVLPILTQGAEAFRATETKLFCVSGNVDRPGVYELPFGATLDELLDLAGRPDTLRAVLLGGAAGGFVRPDELDIPLTFEGTRAAGTTLGSGVVLVLDESVDLPRILLRIAEFFRDESCGQCVPCRVGTVRQEEALHRIKDRTGEAAAGDIALLREVGQALRDASICGLGQTAWNAVESAIDRLGVYK, via the coding sequence ATGGATCTGCGCTTCGGTGACAGCAAGCCGACGGACGACGAGCGGAGGGCCGTGGACGCGGTCCTCGGCCCGCCGGAGTCGGCGTGGGAGGGCGCGGACGACCGCTCGGCGGAGGATCTGCGGTGGGCGCGGGGCGGCCGGGAGGCCCGGGAACGCCGGGACCTGCTGCTGCCGGGGCTGCACGCGCTCAACGACCGGGTGGGGTGGATCAGCGAGGGCGGTCTGGATTATCTGTGCCGCCGGCTGACGGTGCCGCCGGCGGAGGCGTACGGGGTGGCGACGTTCTACGCGATGTTCGCGGTACGCCCCCGCCCGGCGCAGGTCCTCCACGTCTGCACGGACCTGACCTGCGCGGCCCGGGGGTCGGCGGCGGTGACGGCGGGCCTGGAGGCCGAGGGCGTCGCCTTCGAACCGAGCCCGTGCCTGGGCCTGTGCGAGCGAGCGCCGGCGGCGCTGCTGGTACGGGCGGGGGTGGAGCGCGACGAGGGCCAGGCCCACGACCCGGCGCCGCCGGGGCCCGGATCGTCGCTGCTCGGCGCGCTCGGTGGGCAGGCGCCGACGGCGGCTCGTCCTTTGAACTCCGCCGTCCCGGGAGGCACGACCCGGGGCGGCGGGCCCACCCGGCTTGCCCGCGTCATCGCGCCCGCGACGGTCGGCGCGCTTGCCGGGGTCGCGCGGAACCCGGAGGCCGCCGAGGCCGAGGCACCTGCCGTGATGGCCGTGCCGCAGGCGGGCCACGCTGCGCGACCGGTGCGGCCCGGTGGTCGCGTTGTGCCCACCCTCCCCCAGACTCCGTCCGGGGGGACCCCCACCGCCCTGCGGGACGATTGCCCACAACCCCACGCGCTCCAACTTCTTCGGCGGGTCGGGGTCGTCGATCCGGGCAGCGTGGACGACTACCGGGCCCACGGCGGGTACGCGGCGCTGCGGCGGGCGTTCGCGCTCGGGCCCGCCGGGGTGATCCGGGAGGTCACGGAGTCCGGCCTCGTCGGACGGGGAGGGGCCGCGTTCCCGACCGGGCGGAAGTGGCAGGCGACGGCCTCGCAGCCCGACGCCCCCCACTACGTCGTGTGCAACGCCGACGAGTCCGAGCCGGGCACCTTCAAGGACCGGGTCGTGATGGAGGGCGACCCGTACGCGCTGGTCGAGGCGATGACCGTCGCCGGGTACGCCGTCGGCGCCCACCGGGGCTACCTCTACATCCGGGGCGAGTACCCCCGCGCGTACGAGAGACTCACCCACGCGATCGACGAGGCGCGTGCCCGTGGACTGCTCGGCGACGACATCCTCGGCAGCGGCTTCGCCTTCGACATCGAGATGCGGCGCGGCGCCGGCGCGTACATCTGCGGCGAGGAGACCGCCCTCTTCAACTCCATCGAGGGCTATCGGGGCGAGCCCCGCTCCAAGCCGCCCTTCCCCGTCGAGAAGGGCCTGTTCGGCAAGCCGACGGCCGCGAACAACGTCGAGACGCTCGTCAACGTCCTGCCGATCCTCACCCAGGGCGCAGAGGCGTTCCGCGCCACCGAGACCAAGCTGTTCTGCGTCTCGGGCAACGTCGACCGCCCCGGGGTCTACGAGCTCCCGTTCGGGGCGACCCTCGACGAGCTCCTCGACCTCGCCGGGCGGCCGGACACGCTGCGGGCGGTGCTGCTCGGCGGGGCGGCGGGAGGGTTCGTCCGCCCGGACGAGCTGGACATCCCGCTCACGTTCGAAGGCACCCGTGCCGCCGGCACCACGCTCGGCTCCGGTGTCGTCCTCGTCCTCGACGAGTCCGTGGACCTGCCGCGGATCCTGCTGCGCATCGCCGAGTTCTTCCGCGACGAGTCCTGCGGCCAGTGCGTGCCCTGCCGGGTCGGCACGGTCCGCCAGGAGGAGGCGCTGCACCGCATCAAGGACCGTACGGGCGAGGCGGCGGCCGGTGACATCGCCCTGCTGCGGGAGGTCGGGCAGGCCCTGCGTGACGCCTCGATCTGCGGTCTCGGCCAGACCGCGTGGAACGCCGTCGAGTCCGC